A single region of the Marinobacter nanhaiticus D15-8W genome encodes:
- a CDS encoding PrkA family serine protein kinase → MSILQHFKDRYESTQEEEFSLEEYLEICKRDPSAYATAAERMLLAIGEPEKIDTSRDPRLSRIFSNKVIKRYPEFSEFYGMEEAVENIVSFFKHAAQGLEEKKQILYLLGPVGGGKSSLAEKLKQLMQKVPFYAIKGSPVNESPLGLFDPKEDGPILEEEFGIPTRYLKPIMSPWAVKRLHEYGGDISQFRVVKRYPSVLDQVGVSKTEPGDDNNQDISALVGKVNIRMLEEFSQDDPDAYSFSGGLSKANQGLMEFVEMFKAPIKVLHPLLTATQEGNYNTTEGMGSVPFDGVILAHSNESEWQTFRNNKHNEAFLDRVYIVKVPYCLRLHEEVEIYKKLLRESSLAGAPCAPDTLSMLSQFTVLSRLKEPENSSIYSKMKVYDGQNIKDTDPKAKSIQEYRDSAGVNEGMDGLSTRFAFKILSKVFNFDTTEIAANPVHLLYVLEKQIEQEQFPNEVQERYLRFIKEYLAPHYVEFIGKEIQTAYLESYSEYGQNLFDRYVTYADFWIQDQEYRDPETGEILNRSAINDELEKIEKPAGISNPKDFRNEVVNFVLRARANNQGQNPSWLSYEKLRAVIEKKMFSNTEDLLPVISFNPKASQEDQKKHKQFVERMVERGYTEKQVRLLAEWYLRVRKSQ, encoded by the coding sequence ATGAGCATTCTGCAGCACTTCAAGGATCGGTATGAATCTACTCAGGAGGAGGAATTTTCCCTTGAGGAATACCTGGAGATCTGCAAAAGAGATCCATCCGCTTACGCTACCGCAGCTGAAAGAATGTTGCTGGCTATCGGCGAGCCAGAGAAGATAGACACCTCCCGCGATCCGCGCCTTTCACGCATCTTTTCCAACAAAGTCATCAAACGCTACCCCGAGTTCTCCGAGTTCTACGGTATGGAAGAGGCCGTGGAGAATATCGTCTCCTTCTTCAAGCACGCGGCCCAGGGCCTGGAAGAGAAGAAACAGATCCTCTACCTGCTCGGTCCGGTCGGCGGCGGTAAGTCTTCCCTGGCGGAAAAACTCAAGCAACTGATGCAAAAAGTGCCGTTCTACGCGATCAAGGGATCGCCGGTGAACGAGTCGCCGCTGGGTCTGTTCGATCCCAAGGAGGACGGCCCGATCCTTGAAGAGGAGTTCGGCATCCCCACACGTTATCTCAAGCCGATCATGTCGCCCTGGGCGGTAAAGCGGCTGCATGAATACGGGGGTGATATCAGTCAGTTCCGCGTGGTCAAACGCTACCCATCGGTGTTGGACCAGGTGGGGGTCTCCAAGACCGAGCCCGGCGACGACAATAACCAGGACATCTCTGCCCTGGTGGGCAAGGTCAACATCCGCATGTTGGAGGAATTTTCCCAGGACGACCCGGATGCCTACAGCTTCTCCGGCGGTCTGAGCAAGGCCAACCAGGGGCTGATGGAATTCGTCGAGATGTTCAAGGCGCCGATCAAGGTGCTGCATCCGTTGCTGACCGCGACCCAGGAAGGCAACTACAACACCACCGAAGGGATGGGTTCGGTCCCGTTCGACGGCGTGATTCTCGCCCACTCCAACGAGTCCGAATGGCAGACCTTCCGGAACAACAAGCACAACGAAGCGTTCCTCGACCGCGTCTATATCGTCAAGGTGCCTTACTGCTTGCGCCTCCACGAGGAGGTCGAGATCTACAAGAAGCTGCTGCGGGAAAGTTCGCTGGCCGGAGCGCCCTGCGCACCGGACACCCTCAGCATGCTGTCACAGTTCACGGTGCTCTCGCGACTCAAGGAGCCTGAGAACTCGAGCATTTATTCCAAGATGAAGGTCTACGACGGCCAGAACATCAAGGACACCGATCCCAAGGCCAAGTCGATCCAGGAGTACCGCGATTCCGCCGGCGTGAACGAGGGCATGGACGGCCTGTCCACCCGTTTCGCCTTCAAGATCCTGTCCAAGGTATTCAACTTCGACACGACCGAGATCGCGGCCAACCCGGTGCACCTGCTTTATGTACTGGAAAAGCAGATCGAGCAGGAACAGTTCCCCAACGAAGTGCAGGAACGCTACCTGCGGTTCATCAAGGAATACCTGGCCCCGCACTATGTCGAGTTCATCGGCAAGGAGATCCAGACAGCGTACCTGGAAAGCTACAGCGAGTACGGCCAGAACCTGTTCGACCGCTACGTGACTTACGCCGACTTCTGGATCCAGGACCAGGAATACCGCGACCCGGAAACCGGCGAGATCCTCAACCGCTCCGCCATCAACGACGAGCTGGAGAAGATCGAGAAACCAGCGGGCATCAGCAACCCGAAAGATTTCCGCAACGAAGTGGTCAACTTCGTCCTGCGGGCCCGAGCCAACAACCAGGGCCAGAATCCATCCTGGCTCAGCTACGAAAAACTGCGCGCGGTGATCGAGAAGAAGATGTTCTCCAACACCGAGGACCTGCTCCCGGTCATCTCCTTCAACCCGAAGGCGTCGCAGGAAGACCAGAAGAAACACAAACAGTTCGTCGAAAGGATGGTCGAACGCGGATACACCGAGAAGCAGGTCCGCCTGCTCGCCGAATGGTACCTGCGGGTAAGGAAGTCCCAGTAA
- a CDS encoding YeaH/YhbH family protein: MGMTHIVDRRLNGKNKSAVNRERFLRRYRHHIKKAVAEAVQRRSITDIERGENVSIPSRDIEEPIFHHGRGGNREMVHPGNKEFVTGDTLPKPQGGGGGQGQGQASPDGEGMDEFAFQITQDEFLDFLFDDLELPNLARKKLKDTEAFKYERAGFSSQGIPAKLDVVRSLRGAHARRLGLGGARKKKLRELEAQLAELKAKPTEPDPAFSPQDQIDALEAEIKRLKGNLRRIPWIDEIDLRYRQHIKKPKPATSAVMFCLMDVSGSMTQVHKDIAKRFFILLYLFLKKNYKRIEVVFIRHHTSAKEVDEEEFFYSRETGGTIVSSALKLMKQIIDARYSPSEWNIYAAQASDGDNWNDDSPICSKILADQILPLVQYYAYVEITPQDHQMLWYEYEKIMEKDPHSFAMQQIADPGDIYPVFRQLFERKAA, encoded by the coding sequence ATGGGGATGACCCATATCGTCGACCGCCGACTCAACGGCAAGAACAAGAGCGCCGTCAACCGCGAACGCTTCCTGCGGCGCTATCGTCATCACATCAAGAAAGCAGTGGCCGAGGCCGTACAGCGGCGCTCGATCACCGATATCGAGCGGGGCGAGAACGTCAGCATCCCCTCGCGGGATATTGAGGAGCCGATCTTCCATCATGGCCGGGGCGGCAATCGCGAGATGGTGCACCCGGGCAACAAGGAATTCGTCACCGGAGATACCTTACCCAAACCCCAGGGCGGCGGTGGCGGCCAGGGTCAGGGGCAGGCCAGTCCCGATGGCGAGGGGATGGATGAGTTTGCCTTCCAGATCACCCAGGACGAATTCCTCGATTTCCTGTTCGACGACCTGGAGCTGCCCAACCTCGCCCGCAAGAAACTCAAGGATACCGAAGCATTCAAGTACGAGCGCGCTGGCTTCTCTTCCCAGGGTATCCCTGCAAAGCTCGACGTGGTCCGCTCCCTGCGCGGCGCCCATGCCCGCCGTCTCGGCCTGGGGGGTGCCCGCAAGAAGAAGCTGCGTGAGCTGGAAGCCCAGCTGGCCGAGCTGAAGGCCAAGCCAACAGAGCCTGATCCCGCGTTCAGCCCCCAGGACCAGATCGATGCCCTGGAAGCCGAGATCAAGCGCCTGAAAGGCAACCTCCGCCGCATCCCCTGGATCGACGAGATCGACCTGCGCTACCGCCAGCACATCAAGAAACCGAAGCCCGCCACCAGCGCGGTGATGTTCTGTCTGATGGACGTCTCGGGCTCCATGACACAGGTCCACAAGGATATCGCCAAGCGTTTCTTTATCCTGCTGTACCTGTTCCTGAAGAAGAACTACAAGCGCATCGAGGTGGTATTTATCCGCCACCACACCAGCGCCAAGGAAGTGGACGAGGAAGAGTTCTTCTATTCGCGGGAGACCGGGGGCACCATCGTGTCCAGTGCGCTCAAGCTGATGAAGCAGATCATCGATGCGCGCTACTCGCCGTCCGAGTGGAACATCTACGCCGCCCAGGCGTCGGACGGTGATAACTGGAACGACGACTCGCCCATCTGCAGCAAGATCCTCGCGGACCAGATCCTCCCTCTTGTGCAGTACTACGCTTATGTGGAGATCACGCCGCAGGATCACCAGATGCTCTGGTACGAGTACGAGAAGATCATGGAGAAAGATCCGCACAGCTTCGCCATGCAACAGATCGCGGACCCCGGTGACATCTACCCGGTATTCCGCCAGTTGTTCGAGAGGAAAGCGGCATGA
- a CDS encoding SpoVR family protein, whose protein sequence is MTGTVDKPPVKNEPISTTSEWTFELVKRYQEEIEKCAEEFGLDTYPNQIEVISAEQMMDAYSSVGMPVGYNHWSFGKQFLNTSKGYKRGQMGLAYEIVINSDPCIAYLMEENTLPMQALVIAHASYGHNSFFKGNYLFRTWTDASAIIDYLIFARNYVAECEERHGLEAVEEILDSCHALMNFGVDRYKRPSPISAAEEQRRQKEREEYLQRQLNDLWRTIPKLGGEDEDPQKRRARYPSEPQENLLYFIEKNAPLLETWQREIIRIVRKIAQYFYPQRQTQVMNEGWASFWHYTLLHRMYEKGLVTDGFMLEFLQSHTAVIYQPPFDSPWYSGINPYTLGFSIYTDLRRICENPTDEDREWFPDLVGTDWVETLHFAMRNFKDESFIQQFLSPKVMRDLKLFAISDNEDEDVYRITAIHNEMGYRSLREKLARQYNLSYREPNIQVWNVDIRGDRSLTLRHVPSDSIPLGDSTGEVLRHVHRLWGFDVHLESVEDGTMVEEFHCPPRSLDDED, encoded by the coding sequence ATGACCGGTACTGTCGACAAACCGCCCGTCAAGAACGAACCGATTTCCACCACGTCGGAGTGGACCTTTGAACTGGTTAAACGCTACCAGGAGGAAATCGAGAAGTGTGCCGAGGAGTTCGGCCTGGACACCTACCCCAACCAGATCGAGGTGATCAGCGCCGAACAGATGATGGATGCCTACAGCTCCGTGGGCATGCCGGTGGGCTATAACCACTGGTCCTTCGGCAAGCAGTTCCTCAACACATCGAAGGGCTACAAACGCGGCCAGATGGGACTGGCGTACGAGATCGTGATCAATTCCGATCCCTGTATCGCCTACCTGATGGAGGAGAATACCCTGCCGATGCAGGCGCTGGTCATCGCGCACGCGTCCTACGGGCACAATTCCTTCTTCAAGGGCAATTACCTGTTCCGCACCTGGACGGATGCCAGCGCGATCATCGATTACCTGATCTTCGCGCGTAATTATGTGGCCGAATGCGAAGAGCGCCATGGGCTGGAAGCGGTAGAGGAAATCCTCGACTCCTGCCATGCGCTGATGAACTTCGGTGTCGACCGCTACAAGCGGCCGTCCCCGATTTCAGCGGCTGAGGAACAGCGGCGCCAGAAGGAGCGGGAGGAGTACCTGCAGCGTCAGCTCAATGATCTCTGGCGCACGATTCCCAAGCTGGGCGGCGAAGACGAAGATCCGCAGAAACGGCGCGCGCGTTACCCTTCCGAGCCCCAGGAAAACCTGCTCTACTTCATTGAGAAGAATGCCCCCCTGCTGGAAACCTGGCAGCGCGAGATCATCCGCATCGTGCGCAAGATCGCCCAGTACTTCTACCCGCAGCGCCAGACCCAGGTAATGAACGAAGGATGGGCCAGTTTCTGGCACTACACCCTACTGCACCGGATGTACGAAAAAGGCCTGGTGACCGACGGCTTCATGCTGGAGTTCCTGCAAAGCCACACTGCGGTGATCTACCAGCCGCCGTTCGACAGCCCCTGGTACTCGGGCATCAATCCGTACACGCTGGGTTTCTCGATCTATACCGACCTGCGTCGGATTTGCGAGAACCCGACGGATGAGGACCGGGAATGGTTCCCGGACCTGGTTGGCACCGACTGGGTGGAAACCCTCCACTTTGCCATGCGCAACTTCAAGGACGAGAGCTTTATCCAGCAATTCCTCTCGCCCAAGGTCATGCGTGACCTCAAGCTGTTCGCCATTTCCGATAACGAGGACGAGGACGTCTACCGCATTACCGCGATCCACAACGAGATGGGTTATCGCTCGCTACGGGAAAAGCTGGCGCGCCAGTACAACCTCAGTTACCGCGAACCCAATATCCAGGTCTGGAACGTGGATATCCGCGGCGACCGGTCACTGACCCTGCGGCATGTACCGTCGGACAGCATTCCGCTGGGCGACAGCACCGGAGAGGTCCTGCGCCACGTGCATCGTCTGTGGGGCTTCGATGTGCACCTGGAAAGCGTGGAAGACGGCACCATGGTGGAGGAATTCCATTGTCCACCGCGATCGCTGGATGACGAGGACTGA
- a CDS encoding sensor histidine kinase yields the protein MPAAIGRLSVNARLLIAALVLVGLILPLAGILLSYNFKQSVSSAFDERLRSLLNVVIAGIEYDPNSRSLHMVRSLGDPQFERVFSGWYWQASDGGELSLTSRSLWDQRLAVSGEPGLHLSNQPGPLGEPLRVIERDVKLSNLQSTLHLSVAASREELDAEVDRFSRLLWLSLAGLGVLLLAGLAIQIRWGLSPLRRIHGNLREVENGQSQRLDTDFPSELKALAEAINLVLERDEQLIERGRAAAGNLAHALKTPVTVLKTHCERLPEAQARPLLNELQRLDDAVRHHLARAAAAGATPLTRTTDVADALGTVVTGIGRMAERRDLVLQSQPLPDAKVRMDAQDLQEIVGNLLENAVKWASTTVVFDCEIAADRLLLRVADDGDGLTEAQRVEALERGRMLDERRSGSGLGLAIVSELVGLYGGEFELGRAEQGGLLALVSLPVAQGAP from the coding sequence ATGCCGGCAGCGATAGGTCGCTTGTCCGTCAACGCGCGGCTGCTGATTGCCGCACTGGTCCTCGTCGGACTGATTCTGCCTCTGGCCGGGATCCTGCTGAGCTACAACTTCAAGCAATCGGTCTCCTCCGCCTTCGATGAGCGGCTTCGCTCGCTTCTGAACGTCGTCATTGCGGGCATTGAATACGATCCGAACAGCCGTTCGTTGCACATGGTGCGCAGTCTGGGAGATCCACAGTTTGAGCGGGTCTTTTCCGGTTGGTACTGGCAGGCGTCAGACGGTGGCGAACTGAGCCTGACCTCACGTTCCCTATGGGACCAACGGTTGGCGGTATCCGGTGAGCCCGGTCTGCACTTGAGCAATCAACCCGGCCCCCTTGGCGAACCGCTACGCGTGATCGAACGCGACGTCAAACTCTCCAACCTGCAGTCCACCTTGCACCTGAGCGTCGCTGCCAGTCGGGAGGAGCTGGATGCAGAGGTCGATCGTTTTAGCCGGTTGCTCTGGCTCTCGCTGGCGGGTCTTGGTGTGCTGTTGCTGGCGGGACTGGCCATCCAGATCCGTTGGGGGCTGTCGCCCCTGCGGCGCATCCACGGCAACCTGCGAGAGGTGGAAAACGGTCAGAGCCAGCGGCTCGATACCGATTTTCCCAGTGAATTAAAAGCGCTGGCCGAAGCGATCAACCTCGTGCTTGAGCGCGACGAGCAACTGATCGAACGCGGACGAGCTGCGGCCGGCAACCTGGCCCATGCACTCAAGACGCCGGTGACGGTACTCAAGACCCACTGCGAACGTTTGCCCGAGGCACAGGCCCGCCCACTCCTGAACGAACTTCAGCGCCTCGACGACGCAGTCCGACATCACCTGGCCCGAGCCGCGGCTGCCGGAGCTACGCCCTTGACGCGCACGACAGACGTTGCGGACGCATTGGGCACCGTCGTGACCGGGATCGGGCGTATGGCTGAACGCCGTGATCTGGTACTGCAGTCTCAACCTTTGCCCGATGCCAAGGTACGGATGGATGCCCAGGACCTGCAGGAAATCGTGGGCAACCTGTTGGAGAACGCAGTCAAGTGGGCCAGCACGACCGTCGTGTTTGACTGTGAGATCGCCGCGGACCGGCTTTTGCTGAGAGTTGCTGACGATGGTGACGGCTTGACCGAAGCGCAACGCGTCGAAGCACTCGAACGGGGCCGGATGCTGGACGAACGGCGCTCGGGGTCTGGGCTCGGTTTGGCTATCGTATCGGAACTGGTGGGGCTGTATGGTGGCGAGTTTGAATTGGGGCGCGCGGAGCAGGGCGGATTACTCGCGCTAGTCTCCCTGCCCGTGGCCCAGGGTGCGCCCTGA
- a CDS encoding winged helix-turn-helix domain-containing protein, protein MKVLLVEDDQSLAEALASALRDSGLLVEPVGTGGEADFLLKTERYDVVILDLGLPDGNGTHWLSRWRDEQIDLPVLVLTARERWSDKAAGFAAGADDYVTKPFETAEVLFRLRALVRRSYGHAHPVLNLGDLSYDTHGGQVTLAGLPVSLTAQETRLLGYLMHAAPRIVSRTELSEHVYDRDQEPDSNVIDVQIGRLRRKLGRDRIETVRGQGYRILDAGGA, encoded by the coding sequence ATGAAGGTTCTTCTGGTTGAGGACGACCAGAGTCTGGCAGAGGCCCTTGCCAGCGCCCTGAGGGATTCAGGACTGTTGGTGGAGCCGGTCGGCACCGGTGGTGAGGCGGATTTCCTGCTCAAGACCGAACGCTATGACGTGGTCATATTGGATTTAGGCTTGCCGGATGGCAACGGTACTCATTGGCTGTCCCGCTGGCGGGATGAGCAGATCGATCTCCCGGTGCTGGTGCTGACCGCCCGCGAGCGTTGGTCGGACAAGGCCGCCGGCTTTGCGGCGGGCGCTGACGACTACGTCACCAAACCGTTTGAAACCGCGGAGGTGCTCTTTCGCCTCCGGGCTCTGGTGCGCCGTAGTTACGGTCACGCCCATCCGGTCCTCAATCTCGGTGACCTGTCGTATGACACGCACGGCGGTCAGGTCACGCTCGCCGGGCTGCCGGTGTCGTTGACCGCCCAGGAAACCCGGCTGCTGGGTTATCTCATGCATGCTGCACCGCGCATCGTTAGCCGGACGGAACTATCCGAGCACGTCTATGACCGGGACCAGGAGCCGGATTCGAACGTCATTGACGTGCAGATCGGCCGCTTGCGTCGCAAACTCGGGCGCGATCGTATCGAGACGGTTCGCGGCCAGGGCTATCGAATCCTGGATGCGGGCGGCGCCTGA
- a CDS encoding PepSY domain-containing protein translates to MKIRLMLQQLVTMVLATLLILGSVSICAADDDDWRNLHREVQAGRIKSLPSVLGELEKKYIGQVVEVEFEREDGVPVYEIEMMGPDGQIVEFEVDAASGELIGIEGRNIKGMERQ, encoded by the coding sequence ATGAAAATCAGACTGATGTTGCAACAACTGGTCACGATGGTCCTCGCAACGCTCCTCATACTCGGGAGCGTCTCTATCTGCGCCGCCGATGACGACGACTGGCGTAACCTGCACCGGGAAGTCCAGGCCGGCCGTATCAAGTCGCTGCCCTCCGTGTTGGGCGAGCTGGAAAAGAAATATATTGGCCAGGTCGTCGAGGTCGAGTTCGAGCGCGAGGACGGTGTGCCGGTCTACGAGATCGAGATGATGGGGCCGGATGGCCAGATCGTGGAATTTGAAGTGGATGCGGCCAGCGGCGAGCTGATTGGCATCGAGGGAAGAAACATCAAGGGAATGGAGCGCCAATGA
- a CDS encoding PepSY domain-containing protein — translation MNLKQLTLATVTAALIVPATYAAAPTSKLDDALKAGSEYGFTHYHEIEFDDNQEFEIKGQLKDNWIADVEYADDGRILHEQRERHADNATGLTQSQIREAAKAAQEKGMVRIEEIDLRGNDRLKIEGEDDSGRELEITFQLADMAVLKVDHDD, via the coding sequence ATGAACCTGAAACAACTGACGCTGGCAACCGTTACCGCTGCACTGATCGTACCGGCCACCTACGCCGCTGCGCCGACCAGCAAGTTGGACGATGCACTCAAGGCCGGAAGCGAATACGGCTTTACCCATTATCACGAAATCGAATTCGACGATAACCAGGAGTTCGAGATCAAGGGCCAGCTCAAGGACAACTGGATCGCTGACGTGGAGTATGCCGACGATGGCCGTATCTTGCACGAGCAGCGTGAACGACACGCCGACAACGCCACTGGCCTGACCCAATCCCAAATCCGCGAGGCCGCAAAAGCCGCACAGGAAAAAGGCATGGTCCGGATCGAGGAAATCGACCTTCGCGGCAATGATCGCCTGAAGATCGAAGGCGAAGACGATAGCGGCCGCGAACTGGAAATCACCTTTCAGCTGGCCGACATGGCCGTTCTGAAGGTCGACCACGACGACTGA
- a CDS encoding CidA/LrgA family protein, with amino-acid sequence MHFLNGITILLVYQLVGEVTVRLFGLTIPGPVLGMILLFITLVIRGGAGKALDSATGALLGRLSLLFVPAGVGMMVYFSRIMNEWLPIAMALVLSTVVTMVVTALTMVGVQRLMAKRSRDDG; translated from the coding sequence ATGCACTTTCTCAACGGCATCACCATTCTGCTGGTCTACCAACTGGTGGGCGAAGTCACCGTGCGCCTGTTTGGCCTGACCATTCCAGGTCCCGTTCTGGGCATGATCCTGCTGTTCATCACCCTGGTGATCCGCGGCGGTGCAGGTAAAGCGCTCGACAGCGCTACCGGCGCACTGCTTGGCCGTCTATCACTGCTGTTCGTCCCGGCGGGTGTAGGCATGATGGTGTATTTCAGCCGCATCATGAACGAGTGGCTGCCTATTGCCATGGCGCTGGTGCTCAGCACCGTGGTCACCATGGTCGTGACCGCGTTGACCATGGTGGGCGTGCAGCGATTGATGGCCAAGCGGAGCCGCGACGATGGTTGA
- a CDS encoding LrgB family protein: MVETDLAQIWVYLHTSPLLGLTVTLLTYGVAHRLYVWAGNNPLLNPVITTIGMLIVFLLLTDTSYEEYFEGGQFIHFLLGPATVALAVPLYEQLPRLRAVWIPVLVALVAGVLVGALSSMAIAWVFGASPETILSLAPKSVTAPVAMGISEEIGGLPSLTAVLVVVTGIIGALLGTKLFEWLRIDDDGVKGIAMGVSAHGIGTARAFQVSPMMGAFSGLAMALSAFATAVLLPGMIDLVRAVFPGLLS; encoded by the coding sequence ATGGTTGAGACCGACCTGGCCCAGATCTGGGTGTACCTACATACCTCCCCGTTGCTGGGGCTGACGGTGACGTTGCTGACCTATGGCGTCGCCCATCGGCTATACGTCTGGGCCGGCAATAACCCGCTGCTCAATCCGGTCATTACCACGATCGGCATGCTGATCGTCTTCCTGCTGCTGACCGATACCAGCTACGAAGAGTATTTCGAGGGCGGGCAGTTTATCCACTTCCTGCTGGGGCCGGCGACGGTGGCGTTGGCGGTGCCGCTTTACGAGCAACTGCCCCGGTTACGTGCGGTGTGGATTCCGGTGTTGGTAGCTCTGGTTGCAGGCGTGCTTGTCGGGGCGTTAAGTTCGATGGCCATCGCCTGGGTCTTCGGTGCATCGCCGGAAACCATCCTCTCCCTGGCGCCCAAATCCGTTACGGCGCCGGTGGCCATGGGCATTTCCGAGGAAATCGGCGGCCTGCCCTCGCTGACGGCGGTGCTGGTGGTCGTGACCGGTATTATCGGCGCCCTGCTCGGCACGAAGCTGTTCGAATGGTTGCGGATCGACGATGACGGTGTGAAAGGCATCGCTATGGGTGTGTCCGCGCATGGAATTGGAACTGCGCGGGCATTCCAGGTGAGCCCGATGATGGGGGCCTTCTCAGGACTCGCGATGGCGTTGTCTGCGTTTGCCACGGCGGTGTTGTTGCCGGGGATGATTGATCTCGTGCGGGCCGTTTTTCCGGGGTTGTTGTCGTAA
- a CDS encoding flavin-containing monooxygenase, which translates to MTLSTHVCVIGAGPSGITAAKNCLEAGLPVTVFEKNDRIGGNWVFNAATGHSSVYENTHIISSKVWSEYEDFPMPPDYPDYPNHRQLQAYFDSYAAHFGVKEHIQFRTNVDKVARTTGGAWEVTTTDANGQAQQQMFSHLMVCNGHHWNPKYPDYPGHFDGTFMHSHDFKGVDDSWRGKRVLVIGAGNSACDVAVETARLADTVCLSMRSPQWFLPKFMFGMPSDVLGAKNPWIPARVRQWIFTGLLKLLQGDYEKKYGLPKPKTPVLSHHPTINSDLLDFIRHGRIKPRPAIKSFDGNTVEFVDGRKEAFDTIVACTGFWISFPFFEQSFIDFSRAERVPLYHKMMHAEYDNLYFIGLFQPLGCIWPLADYQAKLACQEILGHWQRPADMHGVIMDEISHPHLRFEKGGRHSTEVDYHLFRQELKEELLQAGIDIGRAPEGSRYKHFHQAAV; encoded by the coding sequence ATGACCCTATCCACACACGTCTGCGTGATTGGCGCCGGTCCCAGTGGCATCACTGCTGCCAAGAACTGCCTTGAAGCGGGCCTGCCGGTCACGGTGTTCGAGAAGAACGACAGGATCGGCGGCAATTGGGTCTTCAATGCCGCCACCGGCCATTCCAGCGTCTACGAAAACACCCACATCATCAGCTCGAAGGTCTGGTCCGAATACGAAGACTTTCCCATGCCGCCGGATTACCCGGACTACCCCAATCACCGCCAGCTCCAAGCCTACTTCGACAGCTACGCCGCGCATTTTGGCGTAAAGGAGCATATTCAATTCCGCACCAACGTCGACAAGGTTGCCCGCACAACCGGCGGTGCCTGGGAAGTCACCACCACCGATGCGAATGGGCAGGCCCAACAGCAGATGTTCAGCCACCTGATGGTCTGCAACGGCCATCACTGGAATCCAAAGTATCCCGACTACCCGGGCCACTTCGATGGCACCTTCATGCACTCCCACGACTTCAAGGGCGTGGACGATAGCTGGCGCGGCAAGCGGGTGCTGGTGATCGGGGCAGGCAATTCCGCCTGCGACGTGGCCGTGGAAACCGCGCGCCTGGCGGACACGGTCTGCCTGAGCATGCGCAGCCCACAGTGGTTCCTGCCCAAGTTCATGTTCGGCATGCCTTCGGATGTGCTCGGGGCCAAGAACCCCTGGATTCCCGCACGGGTCCGGCAATGGATATTCACCGGGCTACTGAAACTGCTGCAGGGAGATTACGAGAAGAAGTACGGTTTGCCCAAACCAAAAACGCCTGTCCTGAGCCATCACCCGACGATCAATTCGGACCTGCTGGACTTTATCCGCCACGGCCGGATCAAGCCGCGCCCGGCCATAAAGTCGTTCGACGGCAATACCGTGGAATTCGTGGACGGGCGCAAGGAGGCGTTCGACACCATCGTCGCCTGCACCGGCTTCTGGATTTCCTTCCCGTTCTTCGAGCAGTCCTTTATCGATTTCAGCCGGGCCGAGCGTGTGCCGCTCTACCACAAGATGATGCATGCAGAGTACGACAACCTGTATTTCATTGGCCTATTTCAGCCTCTGGGCTGTATCTGGCCCTTAGCGGACTATCAGGCCAAACTGGCTTGCCAGGAGATCCTTGGGCACTGGCAGCGACCGGCGGACATGCACGGGGTGATCATGGACGAGATCAGCCACCCGCACTTGCGGTTCGAAAAGGGCGGGCGGCATTCGACGGAAGTGGATTACCACCTCTTCCGACAGGAACTGAAAGAGGAACTGCTGCAGGCAGGGATCGATATCGGTCGGGCGCCGGAAGGCAGCCGTTACAAGCATTTCCATCAGGCGGCGGTTTAA
- a CDS encoding EVE domain-containing protein produces the protein MAYWLVKSEPDECGIDDFARAPDEPIAWDGVRNYQARNFLAEMDEGDRVFMYHSSCKLIGIAGVIRVVRAAYPDPTQFDEQSPYFDAKSSPEKPRWKAVDMVFERKFDDVIPLQRLKEESALADLPLVKKGARLSVMPVTESQWNHILSMVGS, from the coding sequence ATGGCGTACTGGCTGGTCAAGAGTGAACCCGACGAATGCGGCATCGACGACTTTGCCCGGGCGCCGGATGAACCCATTGCCTGGGATGGCGTGCGAAACTACCAGGCCCGTAATTTCCTGGCGGAGATGGACGAGGGCGATCGCGTCTTCATGTACCATTCCAGCTGCAAGCTGATCGGCATCGCGGGTGTTATCCGTGTTGTGCGGGCCGCCTATCCGGATCCCACGCAGTTTGACGAACAGTCCCCCTATTTCGATGCCAAGAGCTCGCCGGAAAAGCCGCGGTGGAAGGCGGTGGATATGGTCTTCGAGCGCAAGTTCGACGATGTGATCCCGTTACAGCGGTTAAAGGAAGAATCGGCACTGGCCGATCTGCCGCTGGTAAAGAAAGGCGCCCGGCTGTCGGTAATGCCGGTTACCGAAAGCCAGTGGAATCACATTCTCTCTATGGTCGGCTCGTAG